The genomic window CGTATGGGACGGGAGGGGCCCCAGACGCAGCCAGGACCTGGGGGCCGAGGAGGTGTCAGCGCCCCGCCCACCCTCCCGGCTCCACCCCGGCAGTGGGCGGGCGTGCTGAGCCGTCTGGCCCTGGAGCAAGAGCGCATCCTGAACCCCGTGCTGGACCGCGTCCGGACCGCTGACCACCACCAGCTGCGCTCGCTGACCGGCCTCATCCGAAACCTGTCCCGGAACGCCAGGAACAAGGACGAGATGTGTGAGTCAGGCTGCCCCGGGGCCTGCCCAGCCCGCGGCCCAGTTTCGGATGGCACCTGGGGGAGGCGGGGAAGCGGAGGCGGGGCGGCGCTGAGGCTGACCCTCGGGGCTCCCGGCAGCCACGAAGGTGGTGAGTCACCTGATCGAGAAGTTGCCGGGGAGCGTGGGTGAGAAGGCGCCCCCAGCAGAGGTGCTGGTCAACATCATAGCCGTCCTCAACAACCTGGTGGTGGCCAGCCCCATCGCTGCCCGAGACCTGCTCTACTTCGACGGGCTGCGAAAGCTGGTCTTCATTAAGAAGAAGCGGGACAGGTGCGGTTGGCCCCCACACCCACTGCCTGGCCCAggtcctccagccccacccccgccccagtccTCACCCTCCGGTCCTCGTCCCCCAGCCCTGATAGTGAGAAGTCATCCCGGGCGGCCTCCAGCCTCTTGGCCAACCTGTGGCAGTACAACAAGCTGCATCGTGACTTCCGGGCGGTATGCTCATGACTCGGGTGGGCAGGGGGTCCCGGGAGAGGGATGGGGACGGCCAGGGGCAGCAGGAGACCCAGAGACGGGGGCCCAGGCCATGCCCGGCATGGTGGGAGGACGGTGGCACGGGGCAGAGGGCCCCTGACGCTGGTCTTCTCCCTGCTGCAGAAGGGCTATCGGAAGGAGGACTTCCTGGGCCCCTAGAGGAgacccctggaggaggaggaggaagtggagcagctggggctccaaggGACAGCCCCGGGACCGGCCCAGCCTGCAGGAGAAGGCTGGTGGTCTGGGGGCTCACAGGAGCTGCGTGTGCACCGTCCAGGGCCTGGCAAGGGGTGGGGGCTTGCAGCTGGGGCTTGGCtttgcagggcaggggtgggcagcgGCGCTCGAGGCTGCTCTGGTGCACAGGGTGGACACTGGTCACACTGGCAGACCTGGGGGCAGCAGCACTGGGAATAAAGGTGGCTATGAACACAGTCCCAGCCCCGTGTGCTTCCACCTGGGACGTGCCGTGTTCCCAACCACAAACCCCACCccgggctcacacacacacaggcctccgAGGCCAGCAGACCTGGTCCCAGTGGGGACATGGGGAGGACGGCAGAGGCAGCCGTGGGGCCGCCTGGGGCAGGCCCAGCACAGCTGGGGACTGAGGCCTGGCCCCTCCATGGACTGCTCTGGATGCAAGTGCACCCAGCTCCCTCTGCTTGCCCTGGCTGGCACCAGGGGACTTGGCTCTGCCCTGGTGCAGGTGCTTCACCAGGGGTTCACACGCTGGCCACCTGGGACCCCCTCCAGCCAGGCCCTGTCACTGAGAGGCTGCAGTCCATACTGACCCAACCAAAACCCACTTCAGCACTCTTGGAGGCCTGTTCCCCTGCAGGGCCCGCGGGAACCAGAGTGGCTGGGGGCCGGGCAGGTGGCATACATCCCAGCTGACTCAGATGAGGCAAGGCAGCCCACAGGCCAGCAGCGGCTCCTGTCCACTGCCTTGTTCCGGGAGAGAGAGGCCCAGGCAGGGTTCAAAGACTTTTATTCTGTGGCATGGGGTGGGGCCCTGGAGCCACACCCGttccccaggaccccaggagTCCAGGCCCCGGTCTGTGGTGCCCCGAAGGCACCCCCTCGTGGTCCTGGCTCAGTGGCTACACATCACCCTCCGACACCAGGCAGTAGAAGTCGGTGCGGGCACTGTAGTTTCGTGAGCCGAGGTCCGAGACGTCCAGTTCATTGCCCCGGCCCTCGCCGGGCAGGGGTGCCCCACTCGTGTGCAGCTGAGCCGACGGTTCGCCAAAGACAGGCCCTCGGACACCTGGGGGTACAGCGGGGCCTGAGGCTGGGCAGTCCGTACCTGCCACGGCCAGGACCCACCTGCCGGCCCGGTGGTCCTAGGAGAGCAGGAAGCGCCCAGGCAGGCCCTGGGGTGAAGCCCCCTCAGTGGGCATCCATTCCTCCCCGGCAACCCGCTAGGATGCAGCCCGGAGGAGGTCAGAGTGGGGCTGGGCAGGCGTACCCATGTCTCCCTCGCGGTCTAGGCCCGGCTCCGAGTCCAGGGCGCGGCCCTGGCGGCCACGACCGACGATCAGCATGGGGTCCTTGTCCTCCTGCAGCCGCGTCTGCGGGTCTCCCTGCGCCGGCCTGTAGTGCACCTTCCGCGGCAGCGCCAGCTGCAGCTCCTTCCAGAAGTTGGACGACCGGGCCTGCGGCCGGGTGCGGGCCTTGAGCGTGGGGCCGGGCCGGGCATgcccctcccgccgccgccgcccctgcccacgccctgccccGCACCACGGAGCCCGGCCTCCAGAGCAGCAGCGTCACCAGGTGGcggtgctggcgcagcaggtgcaGCGCGGGGTGCGCGGGGCCGCGCCGCTGTCCCTCGAAGGTGATAAAGATGGGTCTACGCGTGAGCTCCAGCAGCCGGCACAGGCCCTCCCTGCGGGGACGGCAGGGTCAGCAGCGGCGCAACccgggcccccagccccggccttgcGCCGGACCCACCGGAAGCTGTGGCTacaccaggcctggcccaggaaggcgTCCGAGAGCACCACGATGAGTCGCCGGCAGCGGCTCAGGTTCACCAGGAGGTCGGCGGAGGGCTCTGCGGGAAGGGGCGCCGGGGACGCGGCGGGGCGCtgagcgcggggcggggcgctgAGCGCGGGGCGGGGCAGTGGGCGGGGTCGGGCGCTGAGCGCTCAGGGAGCGGGCgccgaggcggggcggggcggggcggggcgggggcggggccaggccgcgCGGGGCAGGCCCGGGCGGTACCTGCGCGCGGCAGGAGGTCGCGGTCGTCCAGGAGGAGCTTGTACCCGCGGCGCCGCTCCAGCTGCGGCTTGAGGATGAAGTGTACGAACTTGCGGTCCTCGGGGCAGTCGCTGTAGGAGACGTAGGCGTCGTAGAGCTTCCCGTCTGCGGGCGGCGGTCGGTCAGCAAAGAGGCCCCGCTTCCCGGGGCCCGGCTGACCCCGCACCCTGCCTCCCGCCCCGCACGCACCGTTCACCTCCAGGTCGCCGTACGTGGCCTGGTACCAGAGCAGCACATTGAGGCGACACTTGACGTAGAGCAACGCCgccagcagcagggccagcagcaccaggagcgaggccagcaccgcagccaCGTGGCCGGCCATGCCTGCGGGAGCGGGACGAGCCACTGGCGTCCCAGCCCGGGTTCTCTCGGCCCCACTGCGCCCCTGCCCGCTCCCCCGGGCACCCGCTCACCAGCTCGACGCAGAGTGATGGAGGAGGAGCTGGTGTTCTGAATGGAGCACGTGAAGACCCCGTAGTCGCCAGCACTGGTCAAGTTAACCCCCAGGACACTGGACACAAGCGCCTCTGAGAAGTTGGCTTCCACCCTGGGGAGACCACACCCCACCCTCTCACCTAGGCTCAGGAACatcaggggacccctccccaccacccagaGCCCCCTCTGTCCTGGAGTCGCCAGGGGATGCTCAGGTTTGGCGTCCTGGACAGTTCTTGGGGCACCAGCTGGGATGCGAAGAGAAGCCGGAGGGGTGTGGGTCTCTCAGTGGTCACCCTGGCCCTGGGTCTTCTGATCCCAGGCGAGGCTGGGGGCCTCATTCAGGCCATAGGACTCTGCTGGGCAGTCTATAGAAGGTGTCTGCAGGGGCCAGCAGACCCCAGGGGTGGAgactggggctggggggtgggcacTGGTCCATCTGGCCCGGACACCCTGGTGTCTTACCGGATGTCCTCTTGCAGGCTGTAGTGGCTTCCATTGCTCAACGGAAGCCCGTCTTTCAGCCACTGGACCGAAGGTTGAGGGCAGAGGGGCCCGAAGACCACCCAAGCCGTGCAGTTCAAAGCGACTGCACTGCCCAGGACTGGCCCCAGGACCTGGTCTCCAGGTGGGGAGAGGAAGTTGGGGGCCCTGCCACAGACACCTGCCAAGAGGACACAGGCAGTCGGTGGTGCAGAAAACACCCAGGCTTtgagctttctgctgtgacctgggaaagcagtggacgatggcccaagtccttgggcccctgcacccacgtgggagacccggaggaagctcctggctcctggctgtggatcagtgcagctccggccatcacggccaattggggagtgaaccagaggatggaagacctctctctctctctcttctccgtataactcaaataaataaataagtctttaaaaaaaaaaagaaaagaaaagaaaagaaaaattcaggcTATGAGTGAAAGGGGGGCCCGGTGATCACTCCGTGTCCACTCGTGAGTCCCAGGGATGGGGACAGCAGTGGCCAGGCCCTGGGTGACTTCCCTGTGCTCAGAGGGGACCCTTAGCAGTGGCCAGAGTTACAGCTGAGCTGGCACAGCCTAGTTGCCATGACCATCTGGACGCCGGCCTGCGGAGGACACGAGCCCGGCCCCCATGTCCCATGTGCACCTGTGGTAGAGCCCACTGCAgtaggagccaggcactgtgccCCTGAGCCTGCCACCTGCCTGCTACAGGGGTGGGGTCCTGACACTTCCA from Oryctolagus cuniculus chromosome 1, mOryCun1.1, whole genome shotgun sequence includes these protein-coding regions:
- the SIGIRR gene encoding single Ig IL-1-related receptor, which produces MAGVCGRAPNFLSPPGDQVLGPVLGSAVALNCTAWVVFGPLCPQPSVQWLKDGLPLSNGSHYSLQEDIRVEANFSEALVSSVLGVNLTSAGDYGVFTCSIQNTSSSSITLRRAGMAGHVAAVLASLLVLLALLLAALLYVKCRLNVLLWYQATYGDLEVNDGKLYDAYVSYSDCPEDRKFVHFILKPQLERRRGYKLLLDDRDLLPRAEPSADLLVNLSRCRRLIVVLSDAFLGQAWCSHSFREGLCRLLELTRRPIFITFEGQRRGPAHPALHLLRQHRHLVTLLLWRPGSVARSSNFWKELQLALPRKVHYRPAQGDPQTRLQEDKDPMLIVGRGRQGRALDSEPGLDREGDMGVRGPVFGEPSAQLHTSGAPLPGEGRGNELDVSDLGSRNYSARTDFYCLVSEGDV